In one Brienomyrus brachyistius isolate T26 chromosome 5, BBRACH_0.4, whole genome shotgun sequence genomic region, the following are encoded:
- the LOC125742370 gene encoding protein FAM171A2-like, producing the protein MGAGYRLRSQSTPATPKTTWINGHLRGNGDVVRRMPPLRVCRLLLLFLLFDIAWIALAKSIPDRGTLEVLLRVQVFDNSDLSPLADATVEIYGNQSILASSKAVSDGIVVVKFQYHPGTWVIVAASKTGYVTNSAPWHANRIPLYASVSLYLLPQRPATLILYDDVVQVLSGSPGGRNQPWIQLQSKAVHLPPDTSYTDVWAVLTAARSQYEIGGFPYMLGRETNHTGGNSSWLELTAVAAVSAHLYARNGSAVQVSEPIHVSIPLPPDSPVKVDTSIPVWQFEGATGLWVRNGTGYIKREGLQLIWSFVASHLGLWVAAIPSATGMGFSSTGLRDMTTYHTIFLLAILGSMALLVLVLLCLLLYYCRRRCLKPRQQRRKKHVSATLDSSKRDQGTSMSRLNLICGGHIETASSKGDRDDLKSEFTSSQDFQSSREEFFQHVPAHKLHHSKINNDGGPRRGESFQMVTRSTEASNLDHPLLHSDYTRSCSSMEDKGIDGLRRHNANDNKGYSSDPPSPPPFVSHKPEGKPPEYSASQVADHLARPTSLNTQPSQFIFCGSIDQMKENMYRSMVPTLVIPAHYMRLSSEFSGMDQGAESQQQQKQDLEDMPGCRQLTPQQQQQQISPPGEDPEGRNWGPNPSSGPVRIPVLFNDSTMAQMNGELQALTEKKLRELGVKQHPRAWFISLDGRSNSHVRHSYIDLGNETSVRLGHDANLGSGVDLRENKPMPHRKGKGEKASSSKGHSSKVYSKLAYADDREPSSSENRTAMGSPEDNSLTPLLDEGQEPRGTGIPRRGRSRVNSSRSSNSETRRDSMTSAEDDNDPDDKDDEGENKKSPWQRREERPLMVFNVKK; encoded by the exons AGGTACTGCTCAGAGTTCAAGTGTTTGACAACAGTGACCTTTCACCCCTGGCGGACGCCACTGTAGAAATCTATGGGAACCAGTCTATCTTGGCGTCAAGCAAGGCAGTCAGCGATGGGATAGTCGTGGTGAAGTTTCAGTACCACCCAGGGACATGGGTGATCGTCGCGGCATCCAAGACGGGTTATGTGACGAACTCTGCCCCCTGGCACGCCAACCGTATCCCCT TGTATGCATCAGTGAGCCTCTACCTCCTTCCCCAGAGACCGGCTACCCTCATCCTTTATGATGATGTGGTTCAGGTTCTGTCGGGATCCCCAG GTGGCAGGAACCAACCATGGATCCAGTTGCAGAGTAAGGCGGTCCACCTGCCCCCCGACACCTCCTACACAGACGTGTGGGCGGTGCTGACCGCTGCCAGGAGCCAGTATGAGATCGGGGGTTTTCCATACATGCTGGGCCGTGAGACTAACCACACAG GGGGGAATAGCAGCTGGCTGGAGCTGACAGCGGTGGCAGCGGTCAGTGCCCACCTTTATGCCCGCAATGGGAGTGCCGTGCAGGTGTCGGAGCCCATCCATGTCTCCATCCCCCTGCCCCCTGACAGCCCAGTGAAGGTGGACACCAGCATCCCTGTCTGGCAGTTTGAAGGCGCCACAG gGCTCTGGGTCAGGAACGGAACAGGCTACATTAAAAGAGAGGGCCTGCAGCTCATCTGGAGTTTCGTTGCTTCACATCTGGGGCTCTGGGTGGCAGCAATCCCTTCAGCTACAG GCATGGGTTTCAGCTCCACAGGCCTGCGAGACATGACCACCTACCATACCATCTTTCTGCTTGCTATCCTGGGCTCCATGGCCTTGCTAGTGCTCGTCCTACTGTGTCTGCTTCTCTACTACTGCAG GAGGAGATGTCTGAAACCACGACAACAACGTCGCAAGAAGCATGTTTCCGCCACACTAGACAGCTCCAAGCGAGACCAGGGAACCTCAATGTCTCGCCTTAACCTCATCTGTGGCGGCCACATTGAAACGGCCTCTTCCAAAGGTGACAGGGACGACCTCAAATCCGAATTCACCTCCTCTCAGGACTTCCAGAGCTCACGTGAAGAGTTCTTCCAACATGTCCCTGCCCACAAATTGCACCACTCAAAGATCAACAACGACGGAGGCCCCCGGCGTGGTGAAAGCTTCCAGATGGTGACCCGCTCTACGGAAGCCAGCAACCTGGACCACCCTCTGCTGCATAGTGACTACACCAGGAGCTGCAGTTCGATGGAGGACAAGGGGATTGATGGCCTACGGCGCCACAACGCCAATGACAACAAGGGCTACTCTTCTGATCCCCCATCCCCTCCTCCTTTTGTTAGTCACAAGCCAGAAGGCAAGCCCCCAGAGTACTCAGCGTCCCAGGTAGCAGATCATCTTGCACGGCCCACCTCCTTGAACACACAGCCTAGCCAGTTCATCTTCTGTGGCTCCATCGACCAGATGAAGGAAAACATGTACCGAAGTATGGTGCCCACTCTGGTCATACCGGCCCACTACATGCGGTTGTCGTCGGAATTCTCAGGGATGGACCAGGGGGCAGAGTCACAACAGCAGCAGAAGCAAGATCTAGAGGATATGCCAGGGTGCCGCCAGCTCACaccccagcagcagcagcaacagatCAGTCCACCAGGCGAGGACCCCGAAGGTCGCAACTGGGGCCCAAATCCATCTTCGGGTCCTGTGCGCATCCCTGTGCTTTTTAACGACTCCACTATGGCACAGATGAATGGGGAACTCCAGGCCCTTACTGAGAAGAAGCTGAGGGAGCTGGGTGTGAAGCAACATCCTCGGGCCTGGTTCATCTCTCTGGATGGCCGTTCCAACTCTCACGTGCGGCACTCCTACATAGACCTGGGCAATGAAACTAGCGTCCGACTTGGCCATGATGCTAACCTGGGCTCTGGAGTAGACCTCCGTGAAAATAAGCCGATGCCCCACCGCAAAGGCAAAGGGGAGAAGGCCAGTAGTAGTAAGGGGCATAGTAGCAAAGTCTATTCTAAACTGGCCTACGCGGATGACAGAGAGCCCAGCAGCAGTGAGAACCGTACTGCCATGGGTTCACCTGAAGACAATTCCCTCACCCCGCTGTTGGATGAAGGACAGGAGCCCCGTGGGACTGGCATTCCCAGACGAGGCCGTAGCCGGGTCAACAGCTCACGCAGCAGCAACAGCGAAACCCGTCGAGACTCTATGACCAGTGCCGAGGATGACAACGACCCCGATGACAAGGATGATGAGGGAGAGAATAAGAAGAGTCCCTGGCAGAGGCGAGAAGAAAGGCCTCTGATGGTCTTTAATGTCAAGAAGTAG